In the Aromatoleum bremense genome, one interval contains:
- a CDS encoding DUF4936 family protein, with translation MVISETARIHYFIYYRIRAGVDRDDAHANVRAMQAAIAARTMVSGRLMERRGDDATWMEIYESVADPAAFEAALGAETEAHRLADLIEPGSARHLERFIECA, from the coding sequence ATGGTCATCAGCGAAACTGCGCGCATCCATTACTTCATCTACTACCGCATTCGCGCCGGCGTCGACCGCGATGACGCGCATGCGAACGTGCGCGCGATGCAGGCCGCGATTGCCGCCCGCACGATGGTGTCGGGCCGGCTGATGGAGCGTCGCGGCGACGACGCGACGTGGATGGAGATCTACGAATCCGTTGCCGATCCGGCCGCCTTCGAAGCCGCGCTCGGTGCCGAGACCGAAGCGCATCGGCTCGCCGACCTGATCGAGCCCGGTTCGGCCAGGCACCTCGAACGTTTCATCGAATGTGCCTGA
- a CDS encoding L,D-transpeptidase: MTIVHIRISIARQRLFLFGPDGACIRCYPVSTGEKGAGEIRDSGCTPRGLHRIRARIGANAPTGAVFRGRRPTGEVWSPGLAAQHPGRDWILSRILWLCGCEPGRNRLGNVDSMRRYIYIHGTPDDEPMGVPRSHGCIRMRNRDIIELFELVPAGTAVEIVE; this comes from the coding sequence GTGACGATCGTGCACATCCGTATCAGCATCGCCAGGCAGCGGCTGTTTCTGTTCGGACCGGACGGTGCATGCATCCGGTGCTATCCGGTATCGACCGGCGAAAAGGGTGCAGGCGAAATTCGGGACAGCGGCTGCACGCCGCGCGGTCTCCACCGCATTCGTGCCAGGATCGGCGCCAACGCGCCGACGGGCGCGGTATTTCGTGGACGGCGTCCGACCGGCGAAGTCTGGTCGCCCGGTTTGGCTGCGCAGCATCCCGGCCGCGACTGGATCCTGTCCCGCATCCTGTGGCTGTGCGGTTGCGAGCCGGGTCGCAACCGGCTCGGCAACGTCGATTCGATGCGCCGCTATATCTACATTCATGGCACGCCGGACGACGAGCCGATGGGCGTGCCGCGTTCGCACGGCTGCATCCGCATGCGCAACCGGGACATCATCGAGCTGTTCGAACTCGTCCCGGCCGGCACCGCCGTCGAGATCGTCGAGTAG
- the tadA gene encoding tRNA adenosine(34) deaminase TadA, protein MSDEDFMRAALEQARMAGACDEVPVGAVVVLDGEIVGRGFNQPIGRNDPSAHAEVMALRDAGERLGNYRFPGCELFVTLEPCAMCSGAIMHARVTRIVFGARDPKTGVAGSVIDLFAERRLNHHAEVAGGVLADECGRLLSGFFAARRGRTLIA, encoded by the coding sequence ATGAGTGACGAAGATTTCATGCGTGCGGCGCTGGAGCAGGCGCGAATGGCGGGGGCGTGCGACGAGGTGCCGGTCGGCGCGGTCGTCGTGCTCGACGGCGAGATCGTCGGCCGCGGCTTCAACCAGCCGATCGGGCGCAACGATCCGAGCGCGCACGCCGAAGTGATGGCGTTGCGCGACGCGGGCGAGCGGCTCGGAAACTACCGCTTCCCCGGCTGCGAACTGTTCGTCACGCTCGAACCGTGCGCGATGTGCAGCGGCGCGATCATGCATGCGCGGGTTACGCGGATCGTGTTCGGCGCCCGCGATCCGAAGACGGGCGTTGCCGGCAGCGTCATCGACCTTTTTGCCGAGCGGCGGCTGAATCATCACGCGGAGGTCGCGGGCGGCGTGCTCGCCGACGAATGCGGCCGCCTGCTGTCGGGGTTCTTCGCGGCCCGGCGCGGGCGTACTCTCATCGCGTGA
- a CDS encoding NRDE family protein, whose protein sequence is MCLIVIGWQAHPDYPLVVAANRDEFLARPAVPAHWWSDAPDLLAGRDLEGGGTWMGVTRSGRFAALTNYRDPTLHRPGAPSRGILVRDCLTAADNANANAQATLRRIAAVSPGYAAFNMLVSDGPHLGIHESTTGAIRLLEAGIYGLSNHLLDTPWPKVRLARQRFSTALARLPEDEEDAFLPLLRDVAAAPDSHLPETGVSAEWERWLSPAFIRAPGYGTRCSTVITMRRDGDVRFVEWTWDDQGEFASEVRHRFTLRTPVAR, encoded by the coding sequence ATGTGCCTGATCGTCATCGGCTGGCAGGCTCACCCCGACTACCCGCTCGTCGTGGCCGCGAACCGCGACGAGTTCCTCGCTCGTCCCGCAGTGCCCGCCCACTGGTGGAGCGACGCGCCGGATCTGCTCGCCGGCCGGGATCTCGAGGGCGGCGGGACGTGGATGGGGGTCACGCGCAGCGGACGCTTCGCGGCATTGACGAATTATCGCGACCCGACGCTGCACCGGCCGGGCGCGCCGTCGCGCGGCATTCTCGTGCGCGACTGCCTCACTGCCGCCGACAACGCCAATGCCAACGCCCAGGCAACCCTGCGCCGCATTGCTGCGGTCAGTCCGGGCTACGCTGCGTTCAACATGCTCGTCAGCGACGGTCCACATCTGGGCATCCATGAAAGCACCACCGGCGCCATACGGCTGCTCGAAGCGGGCATCTACGGGCTGTCGAACCATCTCCTCGATACGCCGTGGCCCAAGGTCCGGCTCGCCCGCCAGCGCTTCTCCACCGCCCTCGCCCGCCTGCCCGAAGACGAAGAGGACGCGTTCCTCCCGCTGTTGCGCGACGTCGCTGCGGCGCCCGACAGCCACCTGCCGGAGACGGGCGTCAGCGCAGAGTGGGAGCGCTGGCTGTCGCCCGCCTTCATCCGCGCGCCGGGTTACGGCACGCGCTGCTCCACCGTGATCACGATGCGGCGCGACGGCGACGTGAGATTCGTCGAATGGACGTGGGATGACCAGGGCGAATTCGCGAGCGAGGTGCGGCACCGCTTTACCTTACGCACTCCCGTTGCACGCTGA